One window of the Salvia miltiorrhiza cultivar Shanhuang (shh) chromosome 6, IMPLAD_Smil_shh, whole genome shotgun sequence genome contains the following:
- the LOC130988964 gene encoding uncharacterized protein LOC130988964 codes for MRRNSGPPFRNSGAFTSPGTPEYGDHLPKTWSSERVPLPASSSRRHVSAAALMPFNSGRTVPSKWDDAERWITSPISGFGAFNTAAAQRRPKSKSGPLGPTPMGLVYLPNYSPTMPVHEGGAVRNFMANSPLTTGVLVPEGLSVHYESEMAARSRSLYAEDNRRHGASMLGLSDMLSETSEPSSQDEKFGGKEEEALVSRRDVATQMSPDGSTRSSSKGRLSFSTRSSIPMLERLHAGKDDIRDVQVDKGTDTCRGSRKQQVEEEMDSTHVGDVPTAWVVTESSKNMSKFQREEAKISAWENLQKAKAEAAMRKLEMKLEKKRSASMEKITLRQKLKS; via the exons ATGAGAAGGAATTCGGGGCCGCCTTTTAGGAACTCCGGTGCCTTCACTAGCCCGGGGACACCCGAGTATGGTGATCACTTGCCGAAGACGTGGAGCTCTGAGAGAGTGCCGTTGCCTGCAAGCAGTAGTAGGAGGCATGTCTCTGCTGCTGCATTGATGCCCTTCAATAGTGGGAGGActgtgccttcgaaatgggatgATGCCGAGAGATGGATCACTAGCCCGATTTCGGGGTTTGGCGCCTTCAACACTGCGGCTGCTCAGAGACGGCCCAAGTCCAAGAGTGGTCCTTTGGGGCCGACTCCTATGGGACTTGTATACTTGCCTAACTACTCCCCCACCATGCCTGTACACGAGGGCGGGGCTGTGAGGAATTTCATGGCCAATTCGCCTCTTACTACCGGGGTCTTGGTCCCGGAGGGTTTATCTGTTCATTATGAGTCTGAAATGGCTGCACGGTCTCGTTCCTTGTATGCTGAAGACAACAGGAGACACGGTGCTAGTATGCTCGGCTTGTCTGATATGCTTAGCGAAACTTCTGAGCCTAGTTCTCAAG ATGAGAAATTTGGTGGCAAGGAGGAAGAAGCCCTAGTTTCACGCAGGGATGTGGCTACTCAAATGAGCCCCGACGGGAGCACCCGTTCATCCTCCAAAGGAAGGTTATCGTTTTCCACCCGTTCCTCCATCCCTATGTTAGAGCGCCTGCATGCAGGGAAAGATGATATTAGAGACGTCCAGGTGGACAAGGGCACCGACACTTGTAGAGGATCGAGGAAACAACAAGTAGAAGAAGAGATGGACTCGACTCACGTAGGAGACGTACCTACAGCTTGGGTCGTTACCGAGTCGTCAAAAAACATGTCCAA gtttcAGAGAGAGGAAGCCAAGATCTCTGCCTGGGAGAACTTGCAAAAGGCCAAAGCCGAGGCTGCAATGCGCAAACTCGAG ATGAAACTGGAGAAGAAGAGATCGGCTTCGATGGAAAAGATAACGCTCAGACAAAAGCTCAAGTCATGA